Proteins from one Dysgonomonas sp. HDW5A genomic window:
- the xerD gene encoding site-specific tyrosine recombinase XerD → MKLMASVEDINKSANIVSKYKSYLLLEKALSPNSIEAYLDDLTKLLKYFETENLKLQQIRLEDLQQFVTQLYDLGINARSVARILSGVRSFFNFLILDGYIQSDPTELLETPKIGLKLPVVLSLQEIENIISIIDLSTKEGQRNRAIIEVLYSCGLRISELTNLKFSDLFLDDGFIRVEGKGSKQRLVPISHTAIKEIGNYLLDRKHIDVKKGSEDMVFLSKRGTPISRIMVFHFIKQYADQAGIKKNISPHTFRHSFATHLLEGGANIRAIQQMLGHEKITTTEIYTHMDREYLRQEIIEHHPRNMDKR, encoded by the coding sequence ATGAAGCTTATGGCATCTGTAGAAGACATAAATAAATCGGCAAATATAGTATCGAAGTATAAATCGTATTTGCTGTTAGAGAAAGCACTTTCGCCGAACTCTATAGAAGCATATCTGGATGATCTTACGAAGCTGTTAAAATATTTCGAAACAGAAAATTTGAAATTGCAGCAAATCCGTCTTGAAGATCTTCAGCAATTTGTAACTCAATTGTACGATTTGGGCATTAATGCCCGTTCCGTAGCACGGATATTATCGGGCGTGAGGTCTTTCTTTAACTTTTTGATTTTAGATGGCTATATCCAGAGTGATCCGACAGAGTTGTTGGAAACACCTAAGATTGGACTTAAGCTTCCTGTGGTTTTGAGTCTTCAGGAAATAGAAAATATTATATCCATAATAGATCTTTCTACAAAAGAAGGGCAACGCAATCGTGCTATAATTGAAGTGCTTTATAGTTGCGGACTACGTATTTCGGAATTGACCAATCTTAAATTTTCCGATTTATTTCTTGATGATGGTTTTATTCGAGTCGAAGGCAAAGGAAGTAAACAACGTTTGGTTCCAATCTCACATACGGCAATTAAAGAAATTGGTAATTATTTGCTTGACCGAAAACATATTGATGTGAAAAAAGGATCCGAAGATATGGTGTTTCTCAGTAAAAGAGGTACTCCTATATCCCGTATTATGGTATTTCATTTTATAAAGCAATATGCAGATCAGGCAGGAATCAAAAAAAATATAAGCCCCCATACTTTCAGGCATTCATTCGCCACTCATTTATTGGAGGGCGGTGCAAACATAAGGGCGATACAACAAATGTTGGGACACGAAAAAATAACGACTACTGAAATTTATACTCATATGGATCGTGAGTACCTTCGTCAGGAGATAATTGAGCATCATCCACGAAATATGGATAAACGATAA
- a CDS encoding septum formation initiator family protein: protein MEQLKRIGRYILRKFSKIQLAIIAVLMICCFVIGDSNIFSRFGYDLEIRDLKNQIEYYQEKTETDKRKLNELRSDKDNIEKFARENYLMKQENEEVFIIE, encoded by the coding sequence ATGGAACAATTAAAAAGAATCGGAAGATACATCCTGCGGAAATTCAGTAAAATACAGTTGGCTATAATTGCTGTTCTGATGATCTGTTGTTTTGTTATCGGAGATAGCAATATTTTTTCGCGTTTCGGTTACGATCTTGAAATCCGGGATTTGAAAAATCAAATCGAATATTATCAAGAAAAAACAGAAACTGACAAACGTAAATTAAATGAATTACGTTCAGATAAAGACAATATCGAAAAATTTGCAAGAGAAAATTATTTAATGAAACAGGAAAACGAAGAAGTATTTATCATCGAATAA